One window from the genome of Anopheles merus strain MAF chromosome 3R, AmerM5.1, whole genome shotgun sequence encodes:
- the LOC121596334 gene encoding serine protease snake-like yields MVLFLPILLSLASLAQGSVFLRRPPLQYTPGNSLDECEQRFPNNKYKLKHIPAAYGGKRAFAGQFQHMAAIGWIRTYYNAYPTIDYLCGGSLITWKFVLTAAHCSADENNIPPDTVRLGDTNLASYEDDSTTILPLLNSGNTLNQT; encoded by the exons ATGGTCCTTTTCCTACCAATCTTGCTATCGCTAGCAAGCTTAGCTCAGGGATCTGTATTTTTGCGTCGTCCTCCTTTACAATACACCCCAGGAAATAGCCTTGATG aATGTGAGCAACGTTTCCCAAACAATAAGTATAAACTAAAGCATATACCAGCGGCATACGGCGGGAAACGAGCCTTTGCAGgacagtttcaacacatgGCCGCGATCGGGTGGATAAGAACGTATTACAACGCATACCCAACAATCGATTATCTTTGTGGAGGCAGTTTAATAACTTGGAAGTTCGTTTTAACAGCCGCTCATTGTTCTGCTGACGAAAACAA CATTCCTCCGGATACAGTACGATTGGGAGACACAAATCTCGCCAGCTACGAGGATGACAG TACTACGATATTGCCGTTGTTGAACTCTGGCAATACGTTGAATCAAACATAG